One genomic window of Dehalococcoidales bacterium includes the following:
- a CDS encoding sugar phosphate nucleotidyltransferase: MSKILAIVLAGGQGKRMDMLCYTRPKPALPFAGSFRVIDFSLSNIIHSGIQDILVLTDYQRAQMTGYLNHCRTTNAGQVNFEVREPANGSYRGTADAIYQNLEYLRKSEADLVLVLAGDHVYKFDYRKMLAFHQQAEADITIGTVTVPLEQAHRFGTISADADCRIVSFVEKTNNPPSNLASMGIYIFEKNILMKRLLEDASQPESPHDFGYAILPKMVTRDRVFAYKFDGYWQDIGTKDAYYAANMELIRQQPSLSLNSHWNILGGNRHSLSVKRLSKGNIQNSLISPDCVIKGRVENSILSPGVRVEENAIVRNSILMSGTLVSRHSIIDHCILDEEVDINECCHLGFGTAMTPGELGITVIGRGTIVPAHTAIGRNSRISPDVKPADFASGIVPRGSFILPQSVGNTRPGKEEIKECSMENALRF, translated from the coding sequence ATGAGTAAAATACTGGCTATAGTTCTCGCCGGGGGGCAGGGTAAAAGGATGGATATGCTGTGCTATACCAGGCCAAAACCAGCCCTTCCATTTGCCGGCAGTTTCCGTGTCATTGACTTCAGTCTCAGCAATATCATTCATTCCGGCATACAGGATATTCTGGTACTGACTGACTACCAGCGCGCCCAGATGACAGGCTACCTCAACCACTGTAGAACGACTAATGCCGGACAGGTGAATTTCGAGGTCCGGGAGCCAGCCAACGGCTCGTACCGGGGCACTGCCGACGCCATATACCAGAACCTTGAGTACCTCAGAAAAAGCGAAGCCGATTTGGTGCTGGTACTGGCCGGTGACCACGTTTACAAGTTTGATTACCGTAAAATGCTTGCCTTTCACCAGCAGGCTGAGGCAGACATAACCATAGGTACCGTTACCGTACCGCTTGAGCAGGCGCACCGCTTCGGCACTATCAGTGCTGATGCAGATTGCCGGATAGTGAGCTTTGTTGAAAAGACAAACAATCCGCCGAGCAATCTGGCGTCAATGGGTATCTATATTTTTGAAAAGAATATTCTTATGAAGCGGTTGCTCGAAGACGCCTCCCAGCCGGAATCGCCGCATGACTTCGGCTACGCCATCCTACCTAAAATGGTAACCCGTGACCGGGTGTTTGCTTACAAGTTTGACGGCTACTGGCAGGACATCGGCACCAAGGACGCTTACTATGCTGCCAATATGGAACTTATCCGCCAGCAGCCATCTTTAAGTCTCAACAGCCACTGGAATATCCTGGGCGGGAACCGGCATTCCCTGTCCGTAAAGAGACTGTCAAAAGGCAATATTCAGAATAGTCTGATCAGCCCGGACTGTGTCATCAAGGGGCGTGTCGAGAACTCCATCTTGTCGCCGGGAGTCAGGGTCGAGGAAAACGCCATTGTCCGGAACTCGATACTGATGTCAGGCACGCTGGTTAGCCGCCACAGCATTATTGACCACTGTATCCTCGATGAGGAAGTAGATATCAATGAATGCTGTCATCTCGGTTTTGGCACCGCTATGACGCCCGGAGAATTAGGAATTACTGTTATCGGCAGGGGAACGATAGTCCCCGCTCATACGGCTATCGGCAGAAACTCCAGGATATCACCCGATGTAAAGCCCGCAGATTTTGCTTCCGGGATAGTACCGCGTGGCAGCTTTATTTTGCCTCAGTCAGTAGGTAACACACGCCCAGGCAAAGAGGAGATTAAAGAATGCTCAATGGAAAACGCGTTGCGATTCTAG
- a CDS encoding response regulator transcription factor, which yields MVTPFRILVVDDEERILNFLRAKLRASGYEVIVAKDGFEALEQIQAQSPDLMVLDLVIPGLSGLDTLKELRRFSPIPVIILSARGTDTDKIKGLSLGADDYLAKPFNPDELVARIEAVRRRLEPEAQRKKTEPLSLRDMSIDFEKRQVIISGKEQHLTRLEWLLLSELARNAGRLMLYEELLTRLWGPEYRNDVQLLRTWISRLRNKLEKNPSAPALIRTVAKTGYIIEIEQTSSVEQAST from the coding sequence ATGGTTACGCCATTCCGAATTCTGGTAGTTGATGATGAGGAACGTATTCTTAATTTCCTCAGAGCCAAACTGAGAGCCTCCGGTTATGAAGTTATTGTCGCCAAAGACGGATTCGAAGCCCTGGAGCAAATACAGGCACAGAGCCCGGACCTGATGGTTCTTGACCTTGTTATCCCCGGATTGAGTGGACTGGACACACTTAAAGAGTTGCGCCGTTTCTCTCCAATCCCGGTAATTATTCTCAGTGCCCGTGGGACTGATACCGATAAAATCAAGGGTCTCAGCCTGGGTGCCGATGATTACCTGGCTAAGCCTTTTAATCCTGATGAGCTGGTCGCCAGAATCGAAGCTGTAAGGCGCCGTTTGGAACCTGAGGCACAACGCAAGAAGACCGAGCCTCTTTCCCTAAGGGACATGAGCATAGACTTTGAGAAACGCCAGGTCATCATTAGCGGCAAGGAACAACACCTGACACGCCTGGAATGGCTCCTGCTCAGTGAACTGGCCCGGAACGCCGGCCGCCTCATGCTCTACGAAGAGCTGCTCACCAGGTTATGGGGACCGGAATACCGCAATGACGTGCAACTTTTGAGAACATGGATAAGCCGGCTGAGAAACAAGCTGGAAAAGAACCCGAGCGCCCCAGCCCTGATCCGCACGGTGGCTAAAACAGGCTACATTATTGAGATAGAGCAAACTTCCTCCGTAGAACAGGCATCCACTTAG